Below is a window of Perca flavescens isolate YP-PL-M2 chromosome 12, PFLA_1.0, whole genome shotgun sequence DNA.
CCTGCgagcacacacacccacgttAATATTGTTGTGTGCCCTCGACTGACTGCTGAGCATTTATGCACGCATCCTCACACgttcagtctcacacacacacacacacacacacacacacacacacacacacacacacacacacatactccaGGGTGTCTAATCTACTTTAACTATCGTCAAATCCATAGAGATCCAATTACAAAGATAGAGggatatttgtttttctctatGCATGCTAAAAGACTAATTAAATTTTCATGTAAAGATGAAATTATTTGATACACCACAAAcgtcttttcattttcataattgTAATGGAATATGTTTTAATTGGGGATCCTGTGACTGTTTCTGTCTACCTCAGCTGCATTTCCAAGCCTGTTATCCTTTACAAGGATTAACAGTCACACAAAGAAAACTGAAACGTGGCATACTCTACTAACCTTTCTTGAATGTACTTACCTTTCTTGAATGTATCATTTCCTCATTATTCCAAGTCTGGGTCATGGGGGCTAGAGCGTATCCCAGAATGCACAGGGCAGAAGGCAGTCAATCAAAGAGCTAACAAAGAACACAAggaaacaaatattcaaatggAGAATTTCAGACTTTGTCTTGATTGTCTCCCCTTACcctgaaaaaataaagtgcatTATATGTAAATGTCAGATAGATGCATGTTTCAGGTAGTGTTACAATAGGAGACAGTGTGAGCACCCAAAGTAATACACAAACTTAATGATAAAGGAATTCAACATAATCACAGCTCTAATTGTCCAGGCTAGGTCATTGCCCATCAATATGTATTATAAGAACACACTACTACCCTCCATTGCAGGTCTCTTGACCACTTAACAAGAATAATAACAGTCTtaagccatgctagcagctctgtgaggctgtactacTAAATGCTAACATGGCAATGCTAATGTGCTGATGTTTCTTAGATGATGTTCAATGTTTacaggggcggggctagaaggggAGCACAAGGTGGCATTGGTACCCCTGAACAGTGGCGGGGCTTGGCAATTTTTACCAAGGAAGCCAGTGAGCTTACTATGGAGATCATATTGCCTTATGGTTCCATAATGACTGTTGAAACGAATTCCGGAAGTCAAATGTAATTCGAAGAGAATCACATAACAATCGATACTAAtcaaatgctgaaattactattcaaatgtatattttttacaaatgtgttgGCCAGCATTAGCAAATCTCGCCCTTATCACGCCTATCCCCATGTGAaaacgatatgcttttgtcacTTCACTTCTTATGAACAATAAAGTTTGCGGGACTGAGTAACACAAGATGCAATATtcctttatttgtcatttttatgcacCAGCACCACATAAAAACGAAATTGTGTTTCACACATCCACTAGTCAATAAACAAGTCAACACAAGGCATCGTCATATCTTAGGGCACGGCGTTAACTTTACGGTAGAAAGATTGAGTAACGTTAGTAGTACTGTTTTAACATGAATTTAAAATTGACATCCACCAAGTCAAAATGCTTCTGTTGTCATTAATAAGCTCGTTCTTGTTTCCTAACTGCTTATAGGATCtcagctgggagcttcatgtaGACAGCTAATGTTAATCCAGCTGTCAGAATCTgcatcaatatatatatatatatatatataataacatcTGTATTCTCATTAACTTCTCATTAAGCTTTGATTTGtaatctacatatttatttgttttaacccATTCACTGTTTAAACAGAGTGCACACATTTCTACATTGTAGGGTTAAATAATGTTCTGTTATATTAATCATTATGTTTTAGTCCATTGTTACCAAGCTGGTGGGGAGGTCCATCCTGGCAGAGAAAAGGCGTGGCCAAGGCTGGAGGACTGTTAAATCCTGTGGCCTtccagtatatacagtatgtccccTTGTGTCTTATTCAGTTaggtctgtttgttttgttcacatcctgttttgttgttgcaatTTTAGTATAGTTATATTTTGTTGACCTCTTTTATAGGCCTTGATATTAAGTTCTTGGTTTATAttgctttgcctttttttgGGGGTAAATAAAAAACCCTCTTTTTAATTCAAAACTCCTGTTTTCATTGATTCACTGCTTATTTGGTCCCTGACAGTGGTGCTTTTGGAAAGGTCAGGGGATGACCAAAGTCATTATAGGATACATCCCCGAGGgatcatgaatgtctgtactgTAAGTTCACTTCAATCCATCCAATAAGTGTTGAGATATTTAAgtgtggaccaaagtggtggtcCAGCTGACCAACAGAGCAACATTACCATGCCTAGAGCCACGTTGCTAAATGGCTAAATGGAATAGCTTGTAAGAAACAGCTCCTTCATTTTATGACGTTTTGTACATCACGTGAGTTgtttgaacattttgaaaattacaGTAAGGCTATGGTGGATTTATCTGGTTTGTCACTAAATGAAACCCCAGCTGTAAAGTGTAAGCACAATTGGTTGCTTGATAAACTGGTATCTGCCTTTTCTATAATTCATTCTTGTATAATTACAATTCAATATAAATAGGCAGCTCTGCACAATATTAATTAGCTGTGGACGAGCTGGGACACAAGCTCTGGGACACTTTAGTGCGTGCAAGCATTTTACTGTAACGTACTGATGGGGCTTTAGTGTTTTaaagtgtattttcttttaatactTTCTACATGTTTGTCCATCCTGCTCAGTCTAGCCTCCCTCCTCCTGCAAGCCCTGAGCCTCAGTTGATACATGGAATCTGTCAGAAACTCCAGCTCGCCTCCCTGATGAACACCTCCAGCGGCAGCCTCAGGGACATCAGTGCATGCAGCTGCCGGCCCGAGTCCTGTGGGTTTTCCAACCCTCGTCTTCACCGCAGAGGTATAGCAGCTTGGTGATGCCACCACTCATGAGGGGCTGCCTCAGGGTGGCAcaatgcaccgaatccagggtTATGAAACTGGATATAGTCTCAAATTATACAAATGACCTGCTTAGATGCTATGGCTAGAGGCCtctaaaaaacaaatccagaatTGTAGGCTTCATTCATAATTTAAATAAGCAGCTATAATATAGCCATGGACCGACCCTGTCATGTCAAACATTCATCCTCTTTTTACATGaaaaaacatttccttttttaattattatccaCCCTTCCACTACTTAATCAAGCTAGACTAACCTTTTTTCAATCATGAGGCATCAGCTGCAGCGTTCATCAGCCAGCCTTGCCAGCCTTTAATGTTTGCAGCCATGTCAGCAAAAGATCTATATAATGGTTggaataattattatttttaaatcattaattGTGCATCTGTATGCAATAGAGAGGTTCCCTCTAACACACCCACACTCCCAGCTCTACGGGATGCATAGAAAACTCAGAAAAATGCATTAGCGCCTGCAGTTTCCTGGGGGAGAGTCAAAATAGTTCAACACAATGATGGTCATCCTGACAAAGTTGTTAGGCTAACCTTACAGCAGGGGCTTTGCCGCTTGGAGCTTCTCTCTGGGCCAAACAAGCCCTGACAGCAGCACGCCTGGCCTGGACGAGCTGTCCATAACAGCCCCATCCTAGTGTTTCTAAAGTAGACGGCGCCATCTTGTGGCCGCTCTGTTGCTAGCACCGAGAGGGTGGAGCTAAACATGAGGAGTTAGCCTGAACTTGTCCTCCTGCTTCtttgtgatgtttttatatCGGGATCGGGAAGTAAGGCCGAAATGGTTCGCGAGGAGCTGGCGGTACGTCTCAACGACAAGGAGTATAAAAACTGGCTGAAAGCTGGACGGTGTCTTCTCATACTGAAGGATGGCCTGCTTCCCTTCATAAACGACCACATGAGAGCTTTCCACCGAGATCTGCTTAATCAAAACACTCTGCTACGGAAACCGTGTGTGACTTCTTGCAAGCCCAGAGGGAATAGGGTTAGTCTCTAAACCCTGCTTAGTTGAGGTCATTTCATTCTTGTTATTCGTGAAACTCCTGTGGTACAGCGGTTAACTGTGATAACTCAGTAATTATGAGTTAATTGCGACCAAAACGCCAATCGCTGTAATATTTATTCTCACAGTAACTTGCTACATACGTCGTAAGcataagcgtgtgtgtgtgtgtgtgtgtgtgtgtgtgtgtgtgtgtgtgtgtgtgtgtgtgtgtgtgtgtgtgtgtgtgcgtgcgtgcgtgcgtgcgtgcgtgtttgagTAGCTTTCCTCAGCATGCAGGGTGTGTTCCGAGTGGCAGACAATAATCCTAAAACACCACAGACAGCCAGATTCCACAGTGAACTGGGACAACTGTTTCCCTCCCAACTGGAGAACAGACCACTGGGAACTGGCCAAGgtagtccacacacacacacacacacacacacacacagtggaataGTTGTCATAAACAACACAAGCGCAGTGAGCCCCTGGATTTCACAGGAAATAACCTTTATGGGTGCACAACACAGCAAAAGGCGAAGTTGCCAAAGCAAGCAGGTTtatcaagttcaagttcattgATTGGAATTGGTCTTTGTGCCAatcagataaaaataaaaaggcattacacaggaacatacagtacataaaagaCAATCACATAGACAATCATTCAAACCAGTAAAAAGCTGTAAATTATGGAGCCGCCTTTTTTCTGTTATCGATTAATCTGAcgatgttttcttatttgttttgtctatGTAAAAGATTTGAATGCATGCGACAGCCCAAAATTATCGATGTtgattgccttttttttttttctaccagcagtccaaaacccaaaacaattaatttaatatatattcaattcagtttatttTAGAAGGGTATAGTGCAAGTTAATAAAATGCATGTTTATACGTGAGTTAAAAATGCCAGAATTACctaaaaggctatttttcatctacATATGTATGACAAAGGAAAGTATCAATTCCTAATGTTTGGGAAGCTTGAGCCAGTACATATTTGGCATATTTTcatgaaaaatgtatataatgATTAGGCCTAagtgattatcaaaatagttggtgatttattttatgttgatcAACTAGTGAAGTTATTGTTAAAGCTCTTATATTTATTGTCACAATAACCAGTAAACTCCCAATTCCTGGAGCACTAGGTCTTCGTATCACATATAAAAAGGACTGTATCTTGAGCTGACAGGACTTAGGGGCTCctaattttttgacatttcattcgctgacaatgatggtgcacttctacacgGCCACTCACCTGCTATTTTTAGCACATTCTGCAGCCATTCAGCcaaacattttcttctttttttcttatgttaaacagcttttttgtatatcttgtttctgtttgtattgtttatttcGTATTAATGTCCAATATGTTTGtctatgtatgcaccaaccatCCAGGCAAAATTATTGTAAGTATTTTCTTGGCAATAAACTTTTTTCTGATTCTTACTAAACAATTGATCAATCAATAGAGAAAAAGATGGAAATAACCATGAGTTGCTTGCAGGCATTAATATGTTAAAACAAGTACAGCTTAATTTGGTCAAATTAACGTCTGTGGAGAACATTGTATCACCCAACTGAAGCATTTCTTGATCTGTCAGAACAATATGACAGGCTGAAAAGTTCTCAAAGGATCTGGATATTCAACATAGATTCAACTGAATGTGTGAGTCTAATggatgtctttctttctctgtctctctctcactctctctatctatctgtctatctatctatctctctctctctctctctctctctctctagtagCCTACATGCCGCGGGGTCAGGGGAAGGTCAAGGGGGCAGATCAATGCGATGCCTCGGCTCTGCTCAACCTAATCAACTACTGTGATTGTTTCTGCTCTGTGGATCCAAAATTTGTGAGAGAGGTAAACAGTCATATTGTTTAAAAATGAGCATGCTATGCATCGTCACGTTGTGAAGTCAAGCCTTATATACCAGGGGGCAGAGGCATAAAACTTGTAGGTTCAAGACtaaaactctgtgtacacagaCTACAAGAGTCTTCACAAATGGCTTCAAAATGAAATGGATGTGAACACCAGAAAGTGGTGGCTGGAGAATTACCAAAAGCAGAACAAAAAACTGAGCACACAACAGTCAATAAAGAAAAAGTTAACGATGCACATTGAATAGCATCATTTAAACTGCTAGGAGGGAAGCGCTCAAACGATCATGTGCACTCAGTATTCAACTCCCCACCAAAAcaataagttgcatgttggatTCAGTTTCCCACcttatttttacacttttattGTTGAATGCATATGAAATATTTTGCATCAACAACTTAGCTTTGGAAAATATCAGTGACTTGGCCGCGAAGTAAAGATGGATGAGTTTAATTGCAAAACAAAGAGCTTTGTATTTGTTAGATTGGTCCAGAAAGTGATGTCATCATCGCTGGAGGTTGATATGTTTGTTTTGCCTTCCGACCTTTTCAAATAAATGTGTGCATGCGTGATTCTAGGTGATCCGGTACAGGAACGAGTTGATGCACTCTTATGAGTTCCGTGTGACGGATGAATGGATGAGGCACTACCAGACCACTGTGAAAATTCTTGTGCGGCAGTTCAGCCACGTACCGCAGATGGCAAAAGTTGGCCAACAGATCAAGGAGGTGagcgtgtttgtctgtgtgtgtgtgctgctgctgcgtcCATGTTGTTTTGTGTCACAGTTTGTGTTCATGTGCATTTTGTTTGTCCAGATGCTCAGTGTTGACTTGTCAATATGTGTCTCTGGTTTGGACCAAATGGATTCTGCTAACCTGAGTGGAATAGAGTGTGATTCTGTCAGCCAATGGGAGGCCAGCGCCGACTTAATCTGCCAATGGGAGGCTGAGTTGCTACAAGAGAGTCTGCAGGAGTTACTAcatgctgctgatgatgatacAAAGACACCGGTGCGAATAACAAATATGTCCATGTGCACTTGCACACTTATAaataatacatataaaaaaaagtcatcccATTACTTCAACCGACTCTGTCTCTTCCTTAGGACACTGAGCAGCTGAAGAGGCTGGGTGGTTTCCTGCAGACCAACAGAGATCTGAGTGAGAGGTTTTCTGAAGAGCTCCGAACCATCAACTCACTAGAGGCCGGAGAATAAACAggagaaaatggtgaaaaagaCAACAAGGAGCATATTGCGCATGATGTCTTTATA
It encodes the following:
- the LOC114565531 gene encoding uncharacterized protein CXorf38, with product MVREELAVRLNDKEYKNWLKAGRCLLILKDGLLPFINDHMRAFHRDLLNQNTLLRKPCVTSCKPRGNRLSSACRVCSEWQTIILKHHRQPDSTVNWDNCFPPNWRTDHWELAKAYMPRGQGKVKGADQCDASALLNLINYCDCFCSVDPKFVREVIRYRNELMHSYEFRVTDEWMRHYQTTVKILVRQFSHVPQMAKVGQQIKEMLSVDLSICVSGLDQMDSANLSGIECDSVSQWEASADLICQWEAELLQESLQELLHAADDDTKTPDTEQLKRLGGFLQTNRDLSERFSEELRTINSLEAGE